Proteins encoded in a region of the Sphingomonas sp. HMP9 genome:
- a CDS encoding sensor histidine kinase has product MANSPVPSPGPSALHSARRLPFTARPFFENKARAFWILQAVGWSGYLLLRGVVSISNGLSLDGVIPVIVEAIVGYCITLLLSTMYGQYRRMNRLVGIFLTIATLAAATFLYAVLDAFTFSFIATSTPGVTLTRLLGSVYVTFTVLFGWSALYFGINFYLIVEQQIDQMEHLENQASSAQLAMLRYQLNPHFLFNTLNSISTLVLLKQTERANAMLSRLSSFLRYTLANEPTAHVTVAQEVDQLKLYLEIEKMRFEDRMRPKFDIDPRAERARLPSLLLQPLVENAIKYAVTPQEEGAEICVEVRLAGERVQIAVSDTGPGLIEGRIASSHSTGVGLANIRDRLAQAYGPDHRFETRSTPAGGFSVEIEIPYQLEDVNREAA; this is encoded by the coding sequence ATGGCTAACTCCCCTGTCCCGTCCCCCGGCCCCTCCGCTCTTCATTCGGCCCGGCGCCTGCCCTTTACCGCGCGGCCGTTCTTCGAGAACAAGGCGCGGGCGTTCTGGATCCTGCAGGCGGTCGGCTGGAGCGGCTATCTGTTGCTGCGCGGGGTGGTGTCGATCTCGAACGGGCTGTCGCTCGACGGGGTGATCCCGGTGATCGTCGAGGCGATCGTCGGCTATTGCATCACGCTGCTGCTCTCGACGATGTACGGCCAGTATCGGCGGATGAACCGGCTGGTCGGCATCTTCCTGACGATCGCGACGCTGGCCGCGGCCACGTTCCTGTACGCGGTGCTCGACGCGTTCACCTTCTCGTTCATCGCGACGTCGACGCCGGGGGTGACGCTCACCCGGCTGCTGGGGTCGGTGTACGTGACCTTCACCGTGCTGTTCGGCTGGTCGGCGCTGTATTTCGGGATCAACTTCTACCTGATCGTCGAGCAGCAGATCGACCAGATGGAGCATCTCGAGAACCAGGCGTCGTCGGCGCAGCTGGCGATGCTGCGCTACCAGCTTAACCCGCATTTCCTGTTCAACACGCTGAACTCGATCTCGACGCTGGTGCTGCTCAAACAGACCGAGCGGGCGAACGCGATGCTCAGCCGGTTGTCGTCGTTCCTGCGCTATACGCTGGCGAACGAGCCGACTGCGCACGTCACGGTCGCGCAGGAGGTCGACCAGCTGAAGCTGTATCTGGAAATCGAGAAGATGCGCTTCGAGGACCGGATGCGCCCCAAGTTCGACATCGACCCGCGCGCCGAACGCGCCCGCCTGCCCTCGCTGCTGCTGCAGCCGCTGGTCGAGAACGCGATCAAATATGCCGTCACGCCGCAGGAGGAAGGCGCCGAAATCTGCGTCGAAGTGCGGCTCGCCGGGGAACGCGTGCAGATCGCCGTATCCGATACCGGTCCGGGCTTGATCGAGGGCAGGATCGCGTCAAGCCATTCCACAGGCGTCGGGCTCGCTAATATTAGAGACAGGTTGGCTCAGGCATATGGGCCCGACCACCGTTTCGAAACCCGCTCCACGCCCGCTGGCGGCTTCTCGGTCGAGATCGAGATCCCGTATCAGCTTGAAGACGTGAACAGAGAGGCCGCATGA
- a CDS encoding cell wall hydrolase: MKISGFGLYPHALISLPALVMATSCVPADPPAAIARVQPERNARALLGRMALHVPDDISAKIATTAPDAPLAAADPFVAPPFLAARSGDDASRAADCLTAAVYYEARSQSEDGQRAVAQVVLNRVRDRAFPNSVCGVVYQGAERRTGCQFSFTCDGSMARAREPGAWERARSVAAAALGGSVYAPVGAATSFHTTSILPWWASSLARITTVGAHVFYRWQGALERALTFRQAYAGVEPAWRGGASLAGSGVTAVAAQVSGVSVHYGNRDDVADVSATPGATAADAVHGVTVHRGVVRSVSTVASVGVVQTRLVSGVRVHVGGRASPTLGGGGVLDAVVSDES; this comes from the coding sequence ATGAAGATTTCGGGTTTCGGCCTTTATCCGCATGCGCTGATCAGCCTGCCCGCGTTGGTGATGGCGACGTCGTGCGTGCCGGCGGATCCGCCTGCAGCGATCGCGCGTGTCCAGCCCGAGCGCAACGCGCGCGCGCTGTTGGGCCGGATGGCGTTGCATGTGCCAGATGACATCTCGGCGAAGATCGCGACCACCGCGCCCGATGCGCCCCTGGCCGCAGCAGACCCGTTCGTCGCCCCGCCCTTTCTCGCCGCGCGGTCCGGCGACGATGCGAGCCGGGCGGCCGACTGTTTGACCGCGGCGGTCTATTACGAAGCGCGGTCGCAGTCGGAGGACGGCCAGCGCGCCGTCGCGCAGGTCGTGCTCAACCGCGTGCGCGACCGCGCCTTTCCGAACAGCGTGTGCGGCGTCGTCTACCAGGGCGCGGAGCGGCGGACGGGGTGCCAGTTCAGCTTCACCTGCGACGGGTCGATGGCGCGGGCGCGCGAACCGGGCGCCTGGGAGCGCGCGCGCTCAGTCGCGGCGGCGGCGCTGGGCGGCAGCGTCTACGCGCCGGTCGGGGCGGCGACGTCGTTTCATACCACGAGCATCCTGCCGTGGTGGGCCTCCAGCCTCGCGCGGATCACGACGGTCGGGGCGCATGTCTTCTATCGCTGGCAGGGGGCGCTGGAGCGGGCGCTGACCTTTCGGCAGGCCTATGCCGGGGTGGAGCCGGCGTGGCGGGGTGGCGCGAGCTTGGCCGGCAGCGGCGTGACGGCGGTTGCGGCGCAGGTTTCAGGCGTTTCGGTGCATTATGGCAATCGGGACGACGTTGCGGATGTGAGCGCAACGCCTGGCGCGACGGCGGCGGATGCGGTGCATGGCGTGACGGTTCACCGGGGGGTGGTCCGCTCGGTGTCGACGGTGGCGAGCGTAGGGGTCGTGCAGACTCGGTTGGTGTCGGGCGTTCGGGTTCATGTCGGTGGGCGGGCTTCTCCGACTCTGGGCGGTGGCGGGGTTTTGGACGCGGTCGTCTCGGACGAAAGCTGA
- the typA gene encoding translational GTPase TypA, with product MSLRNVAIIAHVDHGKTTLVDQLFRQSGTFRDNQRIEERAMDSNDLEKERGITILAKPTSVDWTPPGETESIRINIVDTPGHADFGGEVERILSMVDGVVLLVDSSEGAMPQTKFVTGKALALGLKPIVVVNKVDRNDARIQEVLDEVFDLFVSLDANDEQLDFPVLYASGRNGYASTDMDAREGTLIPMFETIVKYVSPPAVEVAGVPFTFLVTLLDRDPFLGRVLTGRVNSGTVKTNQPIHALNNDGKIIETGRASKIMSFRGLDRVPVDEAKAGDIISLAGLSVATVADTIADITVTEPLHAQPIDPPTLSMRFAVNDSPMAGREGTKVTSRMIRERLFREAESNVAVKVTEAADKDSFEVAGRGELQLGVLIETMRREGFELGISRPRVLFGEDENGKKTEPYETVIIDVDEEHSGTVVEKMNTRKAEMTDMRPSTGGKTRITFSAPSRGMIGYHGEFLSDTRGTGIMNRLYEKYGPHKGPIEGRKNGVLISNGSGEANNYALGPLEERGILFVGHGEALYEGMIVGENAKPDDLEVNPMKTKALTNFRASGGKDDQVRLSPPKRATLEQAIAYIDDDEMVEVTPKSIRLRKRFLDANERKRASRAKQSA from the coding sequence ATGAGCCTCCGCAACGTGGCGATCATTGCGCACGTCGATCATGGTAAGACGACGCTGGTCGACCAGCTCTTCCGCCAGTCCGGCACCTTCCGCGACAACCAGCGCATCGAAGAGCGCGCAATGGATTCGAACGACCTCGAAAAGGAGCGCGGGATCACCATTCTCGCCAAGCCGACCTCGGTCGACTGGACTCCCCCCGGCGAGACCGAGAGCATCCGCATCAACATCGTCGACACGCCCGGCCACGCCGATTTCGGCGGCGAAGTCGAGCGCATCCTGTCGATGGTCGACGGCGTCGTCCTGCTGGTCGATTCGTCGGAAGGCGCGATGCCGCAGACCAAGTTCGTCACCGGCAAGGCGCTCGCGCTGGGTCTCAAGCCGATCGTCGTCGTCAACAAGGTCGATCGCAACGACGCGCGCATCCAGGAAGTGCTCGACGAAGTGTTCGACCTGTTCGTGTCCTTGGACGCGAATGACGAGCAGCTCGATTTCCCCGTGCTCTACGCATCGGGTCGCAACGGCTATGCCTCGACCGACATGGACGCGCGCGAAGGCACGCTGATCCCGATGTTCGAGACGATCGTGAAGTATGTCTCGCCGCCGGCCGTCGAAGTCGCCGGTGTGCCGTTCACCTTCCTCGTCACGCTGCTCGATCGCGATCCGTTCCTCGGCCGCGTCCTCACCGGTCGCGTCAATTCGGGTACTGTGAAGACCAACCAGCCGATCCACGCACTGAACAACGACGGCAAGATCATCGAGACGGGTCGCGCCTCGAAGATCATGTCGTTCCGCGGTCTCGACCGCGTGCCGGTCGACGAAGCCAAGGCTGGCGACATCATCTCGCTGGCAGGGCTTTCGGTTGCCACGGTGGCGGACACGATCGCCGACATCACGGTGACCGAGCCGCTGCACGCGCAGCCGATCGATCCCCCGACGCTGTCCATGCGCTTTGCCGTGAACGATTCGCCGATGGCGGGCCGTGAGGGCACCAAGGTGACGTCGCGCATGATCCGCGAGCGCCTGTTCCGCGAAGCCGAGTCGAACGTCGCCGTGAAGGTGACCGAGGCGGCCGACAAGGACAGCTTCGAAGTCGCCGGCCGCGGCGAGCTTCAGCTGGGCGTGCTGATCGAGACGATGCGCCGCGAGGGCTTTGAGCTCGGCATCTCGCGTCCGCGCGTGCTGTTCGGCGAGGACGAGAACGGCAAGAAGACCGAGCCGTACGAGACCGTCATCATCGACGTCGACGAGGAGCATTCGGGCACCGTCGTCGAGAAGATGAACACCCGCAAGGCCGAGATGACCGACATGCGTCCGTCGACCGGCGGCAAGACCCGCATCACCTTCTCGGCGCCGAGCCGCGGGATGATCGGCTATCATGGCGAGTTCCTGTCCGACACGCGCGGCACCGGGATCATGAACCGGCTGTATGAGAAGTACGGTCCGCACAAGGGTCCGATCGAGGGTCGCAAGAACGGCGTGCTGATCTCGAACGGCTCGGGCGAAGCGAACAACTACGCACTGGGTCCGCTCGAAGAGCGCGGCATCCTGTTCGTGGGTCACGGCGAGGCTCTGTACGAGGGCATGATCGTCGGCGAGAACGCCAAGCCGGACGACCTCGAGGTCAACCCGATGAAGACCAAGGCGCTGACCAACTTCCGCGCGAGCGGCGGCAAGGACGATCAGGTCCGCCTGTCCCCGCCGAAGCGTGCGACGTTGGAGCAGGCGATCGCCTACATCGACGACGACGAGATGGTCGAAGTCACGCCGAAGTCGATCCGTCTGCGCAAGCGTTTCCTCGACGCGAACGAGCGCAAGCGCGCGAGCCGGGCTAAGCAGAGCGCGTGA
- a CDS encoding toxic anion resistance protein, which yields MATTPETLTPETLAEPSLVLTPPDPVPTVAAAKASGLVPVDAGVKSQLDERVSGFVTDLVAQDVNSPEFGKRVDAITAMGAKEIREAAGQSNRFLDRPVKAMDQETGVGKDLAELRRVVEDLDPGKKGNLTAPQKLFGIIPFGGKMRNYFDGYKSSQTHIAQILKSLGSGKDELLMDNAAIDTERANLWAAMGRLEQMIHLSKTMDAKLEDVANELDHSDPAKAKAIRETALFYTRQRTQDLLTQMAVTVQGYLALDLVKKNNVELVKGVDRASTTTVSALRTAVTVAQALTNQKLVLEQITALNTTTANIIDSTGKLLKSQTAQIHEQAASATIPLETLQRAFQNIYDTMDAIDTFKLKALDSMKTTVGALSNEVDKSRGYIARAEGATQGQLGGPSPSAFKLEAM from the coding sequence ATGGCGACGACCCCTGAGACGCTGACGCCCGAGACACTGGCCGAGCCGAGCCTGGTGCTGACCCCGCCCGATCCCGTGCCGACGGTCGCCGCCGCCAAGGCGTCCGGGCTGGTGCCGGTCGACGCCGGCGTGAAGTCGCAGCTCGACGAGCGCGTGTCGGGGTTCGTCACCGATCTCGTCGCGCAGGACGTCAATTCGCCGGAGTTCGGCAAGCGAGTCGATGCGATCACCGCGATGGGCGCGAAGGAAATCCGCGAGGCGGCGGGGCAGTCGAACCGGTTCCTCGATCGCCCGGTCAAGGCGATGGATCAGGAGACCGGCGTCGGCAAGGATCTGGCCGAGCTGCGCCGCGTCGTCGAGGATCTCGATCCCGGCAAGAAGGGCAATCTGACCGCGCCGCAGAAGCTGTTCGGGATCATCCCGTTCGGTGGCAAGATGCGCAATTATTTCGACGGCTATAAATCGTCGCAGACGCACATCGCGCAGATCCTGAAGAGCCTCGGTTCGGGCAAGGACGAGCTGCTGATGGACAATGCCGCGATCGACACCGAGCGCGCGAATTTGTGGGCAGCAATGGGGCGGCTCGAACAGATGATCCATCTGTCGAAGACGATGGACGCCAAGCTGGAGGACGTCGCGAACGAGCTCGACCACAGCGATCCCGCCAAGGCGAAGGCGATCCGCGAGACGGCGCTGTTCTACACGCGCCAGCGGACGCAGGATCTGCTGACGCAGATGGCGGTGACCGTGCAGGGCTATCTCGCGCTCGATCTGGTCAAGAAGAACAATGTCGAGCTGGTGAAGGGCGTCGATCGCGCGTCGACCACGACCGTCTCCGCGCTGCGCACCGCGGTAACGGTGGCGCAGGCGCTCACCAACCAGAAGCTGGTGCTGGAACAGATCACCGCGCTCAACACGACGACCGCGAACATCATCGATTCGACCGGCAAGCTGCTCAAATCGCAGACTGCGCAGATCCATGAACAGGCCGCGTCGGCGACGATCCCGCTGGAGACGCTGCAACGCGCGTTCCAGAATATCTACGACACGATGGACGCGATCGACACGTTCAAGCTGAAGGCGCTCGACAGCATGAAGACGACGGTCGGCGCGCTGTCGAACGAGGTGGACAAGTCGCGCGGGTATATCGCCCGGGCCGAGGGTGCCACGCAGGGCCAACTTGGCGGACCTTCGCCGAGCGCGTTCAAGCTGGAGGCGATGTAA
- a CDS encoding zinc-binding alcohol dehydrogenase family protein, whose product MRAIGYTQSLPIDDPQSLVDLDLPKPDATGRDLLVEVKAVSVNPVDTKIRQRRVDPDGKPQVLGWDAAGIVVAIGPDVTGFAVGDDVFYAGAIDRPGTNAEYHLVDDRIVGHKPQSLDWAQAAALPLTSITAWETLFDRLDVRKPVVGAANAILIIGGAGGVGSITIQLARQLTDLTVIATASRDETRDWVEDLGAHHVIDHRKPLAEQVEALGLGAPAYVFSTTHTDEHIAEIATLIAPQGRLALIDDPETLDISPLKQKSISVHWELMYTRSLFQTADMGEQGRILDEVARLVDAGTVRTTLAENFGRIDAANLRRAHERIESHTAKGKIVLEGF is encoded by the coding sequence ATGCGCGCCATCGGCTATACCCAGTCGCTTCCGATCGACGATCCGCAGTCGCTCGTCGACCTGGACCTGCCCAAGCCCGATGCGACCGGCCGCGACCTACTCGTCGAAGTGAAGGCGGTATCGGTGAATCCGGTCGACACCAAGATCCGCCAGCGTCGCGTCGATCCCGACGGCAAGCCGCAGGTGCTGGGCTGGGACGCGGCGGGCATCGTCGTTGCGATCGGTCCCGACGTGACCGGGTTCGCGGTCGGTGACGACGTATTCTACGCGGGCGCGATCGACCGGCCCGGCACCAACGCGGAATACCATCTCGTCGATGACCGCATCGTCGGCCACAAGCCGCAGTCGCTCGACTGGGCGCAGGCGGCGGCGCTGCCGCTGACGTCGATCACCGCGTGGGAGACGCTCTTCGACCGGCTCGACGTGCGCAAGCCGGTGGTCGGTGCCGCGAACGCGATCCTGATCATCGGCGGCGCAGGCGGGGTCGGCTCGATCACGATCCAGCTGGCACGGCAACTCACCGACCTGACCGTGATCGCCACCGCCTCGCGCGACGAGACTCGGGATTGGGTCGAGGATCTCGGCGCGCATCATGTGATCGACCACCGCAAGCCGCTCGCCGAGCAGGTCGAGGCGCTCGGGCTCGGCGCGCCGGCCTATGTGTTCTCGACGACGCATACCGACGAGCACATCGCCGAGATCGCAACGCTGATCGCGCCGCAGGGCCGTCTCGCGCTGATCGACGATCCCGAGACGCTCGATATCAGCCCGCTTAAGCAAAAGTCGATCTCGGTCCATTGGGAGCTGATGTACACGCGCTCGCTCTTCCAGACGGCCGACATGGGCGAGCAGGGCCGGATCCTCGACGAGGTCGCGCGGCTGGTCGACGCGGGAACGGTGCGGACGACGCTGGCGGAGAATTTCGGGCGGATCGACGCGGCGAACCTGCGCCGCGCGCACGAGCGGATCGAGAGCCACACCGCCAAGGGGAAGATCGTGCTCGAGGGGTTCTGA
- a CDS encoding L,D-transpeptidase family protein, which translates to MRRMMTTRAIAFAVLGGSAVLIGGLALSGSPVTVRAVEAPVRVARVAAPVAKVAPKPVVVAAEQPADAYVVKRVLNVPEPLRHGAYYWDTQGVPEGPIVITVDLVAQTLSIFRAGYEIGTAAVIYGADEKPTPLGVFTITQKDAHHVSNLYGAPMPYMLRLTNDGVSIHGSALMDGKYATHGCVGVPTAFAKLIFGQVKLGDRVIVTSGEMLERGGRITAA; encoded by the coding sequence ATGCGCAGGATGATGACGACGCGAGCGATCGCCTTTGCCGTGCTTGGCGGGAGTGCGGTGCTGATCGGGGGCTTGGCCTTGTCCGGGTCGCCGGTGACGGTGCGCGCGGTCGAAGCGCCTGTGCGGGTCGCGCGAGTCGCTGCACCGGTCGCGAAGGTCGCGCCGAAGCCCGTTGTGGTTGCTGCCGAGCAACCGGCCGACGCGTATGTCGTGAAGCGGGTCCTGAACGTTCCCGAGCCCCTGCGGCACGGCGCCTATTATTGGGATACACAAGGCGTGCCCGAGGGGCCGATCGTGATCACCGTCGACCTTGTCGCGCAGACGCTGTCGATCTTTCGGGCGGGGTATGAGATCGGGACGGCGGCGGTGATTTACGGCGCGGACGAGAAGCCGACGCCGCTGGGCGTGTTCACGATCACGCAGAAGGACGCGCATCACGTGTCGAACCTGTACGGCGCGCCGATGCCGTACATGCTGCGGCTGACCAACGACGGCGTCTCGATCCATGGCAGCGCGTTGATGGACGGGAAATATGCGACGCATGGCTGCGTCGGCGTGCCGACCGCGTTTGCCAAGCTGATCTTCGGGCAGGTGAAGCTTGGTGACCGAGTGATCGTGACGAGTGGTGAGATGTTGGAACGTGGCGGGCGGATTACTGCGGCCTGA
- a CDS encoding LytR/AlgR family response regulator transcription factor, with protein sequence MTIRTILVDDEPLAIQGLELRLQAHEDVEIIEKCSNGREAIRAIKTHKPDLVFLDIQMPGFDGFSVVQGLMEVEPPLFVFVTAYSDHALRAFEAQAVDYLMKPVEESRLADTIERVRQRLSEKRGVEEVDRLREVLADVAPDAAADMPDGDAVSANRFEKLINIKDRGQIFRVDVDTIERIDAAGDYMCIYTGDNTLILRETMKDLEKRLDPRRFQRVHRSTIVNLDLVKQVKPHTNGECFLVLNSGASVKVSRSYRDVVARFVH encoded by the coding sequence ATGACCATCCGTACCATTCTCGTCGACGACGAACCGCTGGCTATCCAGGGGCTCGAGCTCCGTCTCCAGGCGCATGAAGACGTCGAGATCATCGAAAAATGCTCGAACGGCCGCGAGGCCATCCGGGCGATCAAGACGCACAAGCCCGATCTCGTCTTCCTCGATATCCAGATGCCAGGCTTTGACGGCTTCTCCGTCGTGCAGGGGTTGATGGAGGTCGAGCCGCCTTTGTTCGTCTTCGTCACCGCCTATTCCGACCACGCACTGCGGGCTTTCGAGGCGCAGGCGGTCGATTACCTGATGAAGCCGGTCGAGGAATCGCGGCTGGCCGACACGATCGAACGCGTCCGCCAGCGGTTGAGCGAGAAGCGCGGTGTCGAGGAAGTCGACCGGTTGCGCGAAGTGCTGGCCGATGTTGCGCCCGACGCGGCGGCGGACATGCCCGACGGCGATGCGGTCTCGGCCAACCGGTTCGAGAAGCTCATCAACATCAAGGATCGCGGCCAGATCTTCCGCGTCGACGTCGACACGATCGAGCGGATCGATGCGGCGGGCGATTACATGTGCATCTATACCGGCGACAACACGCTGATCCTGCGCGAGACGATGAAGGACCTGGAGAAGCGGCTCGACCCGCGCCGGTTCCAGCGCGTGCATCGCTCGACGATCGTGAACCTCGACCTGGTGAAGCAGGTTAAGCCGCATACCAATGGCGAATGCTTCCTGGTGCTGAATTCGGGTGCCAGCGTGAAGGTGTCGCGGTCGTATCGCGACGTGGTGGCGCGCTTCGTTCACTGA
- a CDS encoding ABC-F family ATP-binding cassette domain-containing protein produces MLNLNNITVRLGGRVILDGATAALPPGSRVGLIGRNGAGKSTMVRVIAGQLEPDDGSADMPKGARIGYLAQEAPHGVKTPFETVLEADLERAALMIESETSEDPDRLGDVYERLIAIDAYTAPARAAQILLGLGFDEDMQARTLDSFSGGWKMRVALAALLFSQPDLLLLDEPSNHLDLEAVMWLEDFLKGYKATIVVVSHERDFLNNVVDHILHLQGGKITLYPGGYDAFERQRAERLAQIEAARANQAVQREKLQEYIAKNSARASTAKQAQSRQKMLSKMQPIAESYNDPTLSFGFPNPTELRPPLITLDMATVGYADVPILKRLNMRLDPDDRVALLGRNGNGKTTLARLLAAQLTPMDGEMSSSGKMKVGYFTQYQVEELDPTDSPIEHMSHLMKGATPAAVRAQLGRFGFSGDKATTRVGKLSGGERARLALALITRDAPHLLILDEPTNHLDVDAREALVQALNAYTGAVVLVSHDRHMLELTADRLVLVDDGTAKEFDGSLDDYIAFVLKGDGGKGDAASKADKKAGKKAAAEAKSNDAALRKALREVEEQTAKFTKERNALDRAMVDPATAEPRFSRMSMGDLSKRRAEVHAKLEASEAKWLEASEALEGVAA; encoded by the coding sequence ATGCTGAACCTGAACAATATCACGGTGCGCCTGGGCGGACGCGTTATCCTCGATGGCGCCACGGCCGCGTTGCCGCCGGGCAGCCGCGTCGGGCTGATCGGGCGCAACGGCGCGGGCAAGTCGACGATGGTGCGCGTGATCGCAGGGCAGCTCGAACCCGATGACGGATCGGCCGACATGCCCAAGGGCGCGCGCATCGGGTATCTCGCGCAGGAGGCCCCGCATGGCGTGAAGACGCCGTTCGAGACCGTGCTCGAAGCCGATCTGGAGCGCGCCGCGCTGATGATCGAGAGCGAGACCAGCGAAGATCCCGACCGACTTGGCGACGTGTACGAGCGGCTGATCGCGATCGACGCCTATACCGCGCCCGCCCGCGCCGCGCAGATCCTGCTGGGCCTCGGTTTCGACGAGGACATGCAGGCGCGCACGCTCGATAGCTTCTCGGGTGGCTGGAAGATGCGCGTTGCGCTTGCCGCGTTGCTGTTCTCGCAGCCCGACCTGCTGCTGCTCGACGAGCCCTCGAACCATCTCGATCTCGAAGCGGTGATGTGGCTCGAAGACTTCCTCAAGGGCTACAAGGCGACGATCGTCGTCGTCAGTCACGAGCGCGATTTCCTCAACAACGTGGTCGATCATATCCTGCATCTGCAAGGCGGCAAGATCACGCTGTATCCGGGCGGCTACGACGCGTTCGAGCGGCAGCGGGCCGAGCGCCTCGCGCAGATCGAGGCGGCGCGGGCCAACCAGGCGGTCCAGCGCGAGAAGCTGCAGGAATATATCGCCAAGAATTCCGCGCGGGCTTCCACGGCGAAACAGGCGCAGTCACGGCAGAAGATGCTGTCGAAGATGCAGCCGATCGCCGAGAGCTATAACGATCCGACGCTGTCGTTCGGCTTCCCCAACCCGACCGAGTTGCGTCCGCCGCTGATCACGCTCGACATGGCGACGGTCGGCTATGCCGATGTGCCGATCCTGAAGCGGCTCAACATGCGGCTCGATCCCGACGACCGGGTCGCGCTGCTCGGGCGCAACGGCAACGGCAAGACCACGCTCGCGCGGCTGCTGGCAGCACAGCTGACGCCGATGGACGGCGAGATGTCGTCGTCGGGCAAGATGAAGGTCGGGTATTTCACCCAGTATCAGGTCGAGGAACTCGATCCGACCGACTCGCCGATCGAGCATATGTCGCATCTGATGAAGGGTGCGACGCCGGCGGCGGTGCGCGCGCAGCTCGGGCGGTTCGGATTCTCGGGCGACAAGGCGACGACGCGAGTCGGCAAGCTGTCCGGCGGCGAGCGCGCACGGCTGGCGCTCGCGCTGATCACGCGCGATGCGCCGCATCTGCTGATCCTCGATGAGCCGACCAACCATCTCGACGTCGATGCGCGTGAGGCGCTGGTGCAGGCGCTCAACGCCTATACCGGCGCGGTGGTGCTGGTCAGCCATGACCGGCACATGCTCGAGCTCACCGCCGACCGGCTGGTGCTGGTCGACGACGGCACCGCGAAGGAGTTCGACGGCAGCCTCGACGACTATATCGCGTTCGTCCTGAAGGGCGATGGCGGCAAGGGCGATGCGGCGTCGAAGGCCGACAAGAAGGCGGGCAAGAAGGCCGCGGCGGAGGCCAAGAGCAACGATGCGGCGCTGCGCAAGGCCCTGCGCGAGGTCGAGGAGCAGACCGCCAAGTTCACCAAGGAGCGCAATGCTCTGGACCGCGCGATGGTCGATCCTGCGACTGCCGAGCCAAGGTTCTCGCGGATGTCGATGGGGGACCTGAGCAAGCGTCGCGCCGAGGTGCATGCCAAGCTGGAAGCCAGCGAGGCCAAGTGGCTCGAGGCGAGCGAGGCGCTGGAAGGCGTGGCGGCTTAA
- a CDS encoding VOC family protein: MTTATQIVFTEIPATDPARASNFYETVLEGALTENNEGPNPVWMFPHAEGSSPAGHIYPGKPAKDGEGMTAHLAVTGELTDAMERVRRGGGEIVSDVIVIYAGSFFYAKDTEGNSLGIFKFKT, translated from the coding sequence ATGACGACCGCGACCCAGATCGTATTCACGGAAATTCCAGCAACCGATCCCGCCCGAGCCAGCAACTTCTATGAGACAGTGTTGGAGGGCGCTCTTACGGAAAACAATGAGGGGCCCAACCCGGTGTGGATGTTTCCACACGCGGAAGGCAGTTCACCCGCTGGGCATATCTACCCCGGCAAACCAGCGAAAGACGGAGAAGGGATGACCGCTCATCTGGCTGTAACCGGCGAGCTGACTGACGCGATGGAGCGCGTGAGGCGCGGCGGTGGCGAGATCGTATCCGACGTCATCGTTATCTACGCCGGTTCGTTTTTCTACGCCAAAGATACCGAGGGCAATTCGCTCGGCATTTTCAAGTTCAAGACCTGA
- a CDS encoding DUF3297 family protein, whose protein sequence is MTDTPNTPETEAAATPAATGDTPPDRLSINQRSPFFQQELLERGIGIRFKDKVRHDVEEYCISEGWIRVALGKKVDRNGNPLTLKLVGPVEAWFERPASNDADAG, encoded by the coding sequence ATGACCGACACGCCCAACACCCCCGAGACCGAAGCCGCCGCCACCCCGGCCGCAACCGGCGACACGCCCCCCGATCGCCTGTCGATCAACCAGCGCAGCCCGTTCTTCCAGCAAGAGCTGCTCGAACGCGGCATCGGCATCCGCTTCAAGGACAAGGTGCGCCACGACGTCGAGGAATATTGCATCTCGGAAGGCTGGATCCGCGTCGCGCTCGGAAAGAAGGTCGATCGCAACGGCAACCCGCTGACGCTGAAGCTGGTCGGCCCGGTCGAGGCCTGGTTCGAGCGCCCCGCGTCGAACGACGCCGACGCGGGCTGA